Below is a window of Planctomycetes bacterium MalM25 DNA.
TTGGGCGACCAGGATCGCCGTCGCGCCGTTCGTGCGGGCCGTGCCGCGGGCCGTGATGAACCGACGGGCGATCGCGTCCCATGCTTCGCCCGCGTTGATCCAGCCGGCCAGGTCTCGCACGAGCGAGTCGCTCACCGCCAGCGCTCGGTCCTCGAGCCGGCGGCTGAGGATCACGTCGCGCCAGTACCGCGCCTGGGTGACGCCGTACTCGGGGCGTTGCAGCAGGTCGTTGACCAACCGACGCCTCTTGTTGGGCGATTCGTCGGTGAGGAACTCGCGGACTTCTTCGGGCGAAGGGATCACGCCCACCAGGTCGAGGTGCGCCCGGCGGAGGAAGATCGCGTCGTCGATCGGCGGGGCGAGCTCGCCCGGGCTGAGGTCCAGGTCCTCAGCGATCAGGCGATCGACTTGCCGAGCGACCGCCTGCGGTTTGGGCCCTTCAGCCCAGGCGGACGGGGCAGTCAGAACCGTCGCGATCGCGAAAACCAAATGTGCGGAGAGTCGCATGCCGGCGCCCCTCGGGAGGAGGAAAGGACCCTTCCGCGAAGAAGCGGCCGCTACCGAGAGTTTAACCCGCGCCCCGGGGGGCGGTTCCGCAGGAATCCCGCATCAGCGGCAGCGGGTACGCCAATCGAGCTCGCCGGGCAGCTCGCCCGCAGCGAATTCGAGGTGCACCACCCGCCGATGAGCCGGCTCAATCGCCGGACCCGAGGCGTGCAGCAACAGAGGCCTCATCGCGACCACGCCCCCCCGGCCGACCAGGCAGGTCCGTTCTTCGAACTGCTCCTTACACCGGTCGAGTTCCTCGCGTGGCCAAGCCTGCCGGTGCGAACCTGCGAGCACTCGCAAGGGCCCGTTGTCGGCGCCGCAATCGTCCAGGTGGACGCGGATTGCGAGCATGCGTTGGAGGATTTCAGCGGGGGGACGCACCTGCTGCACGCCGGCCTTGTCGGCCCACGCCGTGAAACCGGGAGTCTCGACACGCTCTCGCACAGCGATGACGCTGTCTTGGTGCCAC
It encodes the following:
- a CDS encoding Phytanoyl-CoA dioxygenase (PhyH), coding for MPDLTDYPEQIARDGYAIVEHAVSEAAVEDLAQAIAALPQSDAVRRKTNVYGIRNLIEECEPVAELACAAAIRGLVEPVLGEDSFAVRATFFDKVPDANWKLRWHQDSVIAVRERVETPGFTAWADKAGVQQVRPPAEILQRMLAIRVHLDDCGADNGPLRVLAGSHRQAWPREELDRCKEQFEERTCLVGRGGVVAMRPLLLHASGPAIEPAHRRVVHLEFAAGELPGELDWRTRCR